TGCATTTCCTGCATCTTGCCCTACGATATCTCCTGCTAAACAAGTGTTGCCCCCAAAGCGGTAGCTAAATTTGCCGTTTTTACTCTCGCCTCTTACGGCAGGGCGATAAGGCATGAGGATGGTATCTGGCATGTGCGCCTCGGCAGAAGTATCTAAAATGGCGATATTTTTCTCATTTTCTACTATATCAAGCACGCTTGAGATCAAAAATCCAGTCTGCCAGCCAACTGCCTCTCCAGGCTCAAGATAAACCTCGACGCCGTATTTCTCACGAAAATTTTTAATAAGCGAGATGAGCAAATCTACATCATAATCGGCCCGTGTAATATGGTGTCCGCCACCAAAATTTATCCATTTCATCTTTGGTATAAACTCTCCAAATTTCTCCTCAAACGCCATTAACACGGTCTCTAAGCTTTGCGCACTCTCCTCACAAAGTGCATGAAAATGCAGCCCCGTGATACCTTCCAGCATTTCAGGCTTGAAATTTGCCCTTGTGATACCAAGACGGCTAAATTTAGCACATGGATTATACATATCAGTTGGCGACGCAGAGCTCTCTGGGTTGAGGCGAAGCCCACAAACTACGCCGTTTGCTAGCGCTTTATCTTTAAATTTCGCCCATTGATTAAAGCTATTAAAAACCACGTGTTTTGAGATAGCCATTATCTCCTCAAAGTCCTCATCTTTAAAGGCTGGAGAGTAGGTGTGGATCTCGCCTTTTACGAACTCATGAGCAAATTTAGCTTCCCAAAGTCCGCTACAAGTCGCTCCGTCAAGATACTCGCTAACGATATCCATAACTCCGCTTAGAGCAAAGCCTTTAAGCGCGACTAAAATTTTAGCCCCACTCTCATCTTTAACGCGCTTTAAAAGCTCTAAATTTTTACGCAAAAGCGCCTCTTCGCAGACGTATGCCGGGGTTTTTATCGAATTTATTACATCATTTATCATTTTATTCCTTTATATTGCAAAAGTCGTTTTTGCGCTCTAGTGCTACTTAAATTTCTTTTTTAACGACTTTAATACAAATTTAATAAGCAAAAGCCCTTTTGAGCGATGTGAAATTTCAAGCTTCACATCATCTTTGAGCTCTCCGAGTGTATGATTAAAACCGTTTGGGATAAAAAGCGCGTCATATCCAAAACCGTTTTCACCTCTTTCTTTATCAATCGCCATTCCGTTCATAAAACCATGTGCGCTAAATTCACCGTATTTTGAAGCCACTGCGATACAGGCCGTATAATGCGCCTTTGAGCTTTTAACGTTTTTATTTTTTAGTCCTTCGATCAGCTTTGCACGGTTGCTGGCATCAGTAGCTCCCTCGCCACTATATCTAGCCGAGTAAATTCCGGGCGCGCCACCTAAAACATCGACACTTATGCCACTGTCATCGCTTAATGCGATAAATTCATCTTGCAAATTTAACTCGCAAAGCTTCTTAAAAACCGCGCGAGCTTTGATGAGTGCATTTTGCTTAAAGTCCTCTCCGTTTTCAACTATCTCAAACGGCGACATGATCTCGCTTAATGCGTAAATTTCATACTCTTTTAGAAATTCTCTTATCTCTTTTACCTTACCTTTGTTTGATGTTGCAAGTACTATTTTCATTTGTTTTGCTCACAAAATTCTTTATCGATCATACATGCTTTTTTATGATACTCGCTTGCTATACTTTCATCTTTTTTTATAACTTCACCCATACCAACCGTATGCAATCTAGCAAGATAAGCGCAAGATAGAGCATCTTGTAGTTCACACGCCTTTTTCAAAGCCTCAAAACCACCTTTAATATCTGAACTTCCCATTAAAAGTCGCCCTAGTTTTGCGCAAGCTAACGCATGATCAAACTCGCAAGCTTTGGTAAATCTCTTAATTGCCGATGGTTTATTTTGCGCATGCAAATAAAGCTGACCATCCGCATAACACGCCTGCGCATGGTTCATAGCGCACGCACTATCTACGTTTTTCTTAGCCTTATCATAGTCCTTAACTTTCATTGCCGCTTCAAAATTTTCAAAATGCTTTTGTGCGGTATCCGGCTTAGCGCAACCCACCAGCAAAATCATCACAAACAAAATCCCCGCAAAGATTTTATACATCCTCGCTCCTTAAAAAATAATACGGATTTTATCAAAAAACACTTTAAATTTTAAGTCTTTTTAGTGTAAAATCTATATTTTTCAAAGGAAATTTTTAATGTTTAAAAGCGTTTTGCCTATATCTTTTATCATTGGTAGTAGATTTTTTGGTATTTTTATCATTCTTCCGGTTATCAGCCTTTATGCGCTTGAGCTTGATGGTTCAAACGAATTTCTAATCGGCGTTCTAATCGGTGTTTACGCGCTCATGCAGGTGATCTTCCAGATACCTTTTGGCTATCTTTCGGATCGTTTCGGACGCAAGGTTACACTACTTTTTGGACTTTTAGTCTTTATCGTCGGTGGATTTATCTGTGCGTGGGCGCAAGATATTTATACCATGATTCTTGGTCGTTTAGTCCAAGGCGTAGGCGCGATAGGTGGCGTGGCGACGGCACTTATAAGCGACAACACAAAAGAAGAGATGCGCGGTAAGGCTATGGCGATAATGGGTGGCTTTATCGGAGTTTCATTTGCGCTTTCAATGCTTATAGCTCCAGCAATGAGCGCTAAATTTGGACTTTCAAGCCTCTTTTATCTTAGTATCATGCTTACTTTTTTAAGCATTATCTTACTCTACACTCTAGTGCCAAAAGAGCAAAAGATAGAGTCCTTTCGTTCAAAAACTCCATTTTTCAAACTAATCTCAAATAAAAATTTATTTCTCATGAACACTACAAATTTTATGCAAAAGATGCTGATGTCTGTCGCATTTTTGATAATTCCTATCGTCTTAGTGCATGATTTTGGCTGGGATAAACAAGAGCTTTGGAAAATCTACTCCATTTCCACGGTATTTGGTTTTATGGCCATGGGCTTGGGCGGAGCGATGGGAGAAAAAAGAGGGCTTGGAAAGCAACTTTTGCTCATAGGAATTTTACTATTTATTGCGGCTTATCTACTTTTTGGCTTTAGCGCAAACGAGATCATGTTTTGTGCAGGGATCGTGATGTTTTTCATCGGCTTTAATCTTCACGAACCAATAATGCAATCAATCGCCTCAAAATTTGCAAAAGCAGGAGAAAAAGGTGCCGCACTTGGAGTGTTTAACTCCTCTGGCTTTATGGGGACATTTATCGGCGGAGTTGGCGCGGGTGCTTTACTCAAATTTTTCGATCTTGACGCTCTTTGCGGAGTCTTTATTCTGCTTTGTATAGTTTGGCTTATACTTTTAACAAGACTTGATAATCCCGCTTTATTTAAAAATTTATACCTAGAGCTTTCTAAGAGTCTAAATTTAAATGAAATTTCACAACTAAAAGGCATAGTTGAGTGCTATAAAACACAAACAAACTATGTGATAAAATACAACTCGCAAATCATAACCCAAGATCAGCTCAAAGAAGCACTAGGAATTTAAGGCATTAGCGATAAAGTGGATAAAATTTATGACGTTTTAATCATCGGTGCAGGCGCTTCAGGGCTCTTTCTAGCAGCAAATTTAAAAGCAAAAAACGTAGCTATCCTTGAGAAAAATCCATCCGCCGGAAATAAAATTTTAACCAGTGGCGGAGGTCGTTGTAATATCACAAATAGGCACATCAGCGAGCAAAACTACCTTACAGATGGTAAATTTATAAAAAAAGCCTTGAATGCGTTTAAGTTTAATGATGTTTTAGACTTTTTTAAAAATATCGAATTTAAAGAGCAAAAAGAGTCGCAGTTTTTTACAAAAAGCTCTTCCAAAAGTGTTTTAAACACGCTTTTACAAAAGATAAATGCTAAAATTTTTTACAACACCGAGGTTATAAACGCTAGTAAAAACGGTGAAATTTTTGAAATTTTATCAACAAAGGGCGAGAAATTTTATGCCGTAAATTTAGTCGTAGCAACCGGGGGTATAAGCTATAAAAGGCTTGGAGTAAGCGATATAGGGCTTAAAATCGCACAAAATTTCGGGCTCAAAACGATAAATTTCTCCCCTGCCCTAGTTGGCTTTAGCGTTCAAAAAAGCGAATTTTGGTTTAAAGAACTAAGCGGAATTAGCCTAAATGCTAAAATGTCTGTAGGTGATAAAAATTTACAAGGCGACATACTTTTTACACACAAAGGTATTAGCGGTCCTTGCGTGCTTAACGCCTCACTTTTTTGGCAAAAGGGGACAATTAGTATAAATTTCTTACCAAATTTCGAGCCTAAGAATTTAACCCAAGGCAAAAAACAACTAACAAGCGTCCTGCCTTTGCCAAAGAGATTTGTGCTTGAATTTCTACGTCAAAACAACATACAAGACGCTGCTTTTAGCGAATATAGCAATGATGAAAAGGCTAAAATTTTAGAGCTTTTTAACTATCGTTTCGCACCTGCCGGGACATTTGGATTTGACAAAGCAGAAGTGTCTAAAGGTGGGGTTACTACTGCACAAATTGATGAAAATTTCCAGAGCAAGGATATTAAAAATTTATACTTTATCGGCGAAGTTTTAGACGTTACCGGCATGCTTGGCGGTTATAATCTCCACTTTGCTTTCACAAGTGCCAAAATCGTCTCAAACGCGCTTAATAAGGTATATTAACGGAATTCAAATGAACAAAAAAACGATTTTATCTCTTGTATTTTTACTTGCGGTATCTATAAATTTCTTTATAAATCAACCAAGCAACACGCCAAACCAAATCCAACAAACACAGATAAATATCGATAAAAACGGTGTTTATACAAGCAAAAAAGAAGTTGCTAGCTATGTCTTTTACTACAAACATCTTCCAAATAACTACATAACTAAAAAAGAAGCTTTAAAGCTTGGTTGGCAGGCAAACAAAGGCAACCTATGGGAAGTGGCCAAAGGTAAAAGTATCGGTGGAGATGTTTTTAGAAATTTTGAAAGAAAACTTCCCGAGGCAAAAGGTCGTATATGGCGCGAGGCGGATATCGACTACAAAGGCGGCAAGCGTGGCGCAAAACGCATAGTATTTTCAAACGACGGGCTGATATTTTATACCGCCGATCATTATGAGAGCTTTGAACAAGTAAAAAATGAAAAGTAAAGCTTCAAAACACACAAGATACGTCATCGACGCTAGTAAGATAACAGACAAACAAAGCTTACTATCTTGTATTCAAGTCGCTTTCTTTCCACATCTTAATGAATGCGCTAAAAATTTAGACGCGTTTTGGGATGAGTTAAACTCTTTGCGAAACGGTAAAATTTTAATAAAAAACGCACAAATTTTACTCAACACCAAAGATGACTTTGCACAAAATATGCTTACCTTTTTAAATGCCTTAAAAGATGAGGGCTGGAAGATAAAATTTAAAGAGGCAAAAGACGCTTGATGTTTGCATTTACCTCTCAATGCTAGTTTAAAACCCAAAGCCGATCTAAACCATCCTTAAAATTTCAACAACCTCGCCTTTAGCGATAAATTCCGTCTCTTTTGGCACTATCAAAAGTGCGGCTTCGTTGGTTAGGTTATTTACTATCGCGGAGCTTCCTAGCTTTTTACCGTCTAAATTTGCATAAATTTTACCATCTCTCACACTTAAATTTACAGCCGTAAATTCTAAAAATGGCGAACGTTTCGTGTAGTCTTCATCAAGTATCGCCGTTAGTTTTGGCTCGCTTACACCAAACCAAGCATTAAGCAAGACGCGCACGTAAAGCACGCACATAACCATCGCCGAGTAAGGAAAACCAGGAAGTGCAAATATGTATTTATCGCCTGAAGTAGCGACTTTTATATGACGTCCCGGTTTTATGCCCGCCCCATCTATAATGATATTAAAATTATCTTTTAGTGCCGCCTTTACAAAGTCATAGTCCCCCATACTAACGCCACCTGTAGTAATTAACACGTCAGCACTCTTAAGAGCGTTTACTATGGCTTCTTGCACGAGTTCTTTTTTATCGCGAACTATCTCGCAAACTATCGGCTCAGCTCCCATTTTTTGCATCATCATGGCCAAGGCGATATGGTTTGAACTTCTAATTTGTGCCGGATTTTCAAGTGCTTCACCAAGGTCTTTTATCTCGCTTCCGGTTGCAAGTATCGCGACTCTAGGACGGATAAAAACGCTTACATGAAATTCTCCAAGCTCGGCAAGAAGAGCGATCTCGGCATAACCTAGCTTAGCGCCTTTTTTGATTAAAATTTCTCCTTTTTTATAGCTTTCGCCTATTTCACGCACGGCAAAACCCTTTGGTACTTGTTTTTTGATTAAAATTTTATTGCCGTTTATTTCGACGTTTTCAACCGGTATAAGCGTGTCTGTCCCTTCGCTCATAAGCGAGCCAGTAAAAGTTTTTATGCATTCATTTTCATTTATAACTAGCCCTTTATCGGTACCTGCGGGCAAATCAGTCGTTAAATTTAGTTCACTTAAATTTTGACTCCATTTAAAGGCGTAGCCGTCCATTGCCGAAAGCTCTCTTGAGGGATAGTTGTCTTTTGCGACTATATCGACGGCTATATAGCGGTCAAGCGCTTGCGTAATGGCTACTTTTTGCACATTACTCCAAGGCTTTATCGTTGATCTTAAAATTTCTAGCGTATCTTCATATTTTGCCCATTGTTTCACACTATTCTCCTATTTTAAAACTTTTAAACATGCATCATTGTAACATTTTTGCATTAAATAATCAGTATTATTTTATTTGTTTTTTATTTTATTGAGTGTAGAATTCGACCTTAGAAATCAGGTTGGTTTTATCTTAATTCAGGAAATTTCATGAATAATTTCAAATGGTATATAGTCGCTGGTGCGGCTTTGGGTGCTTTGGGTTCGCTTTTAGTCTATCTTGGCAATCCAGGAAACATGGGTGTTTGCGCTGCATGCTTCTTAAGAGATACGACAGGAGCTCTTGGTTTTCACAATGTAGCCACATTGCAATATCTAAGACCGGAGATCATTGGTCTAATTTTTGGCGGATTTTTAGCCAGTGTGTTTTGGACTAAAGAATTTACACCGACAACCGGTTCATCGCCTTTTACGAGATTTTTCTTAGGCGTTTTTGCAATGATAGGTTGCCTTGTATTTTTAGGTTGTCCATGGAGAGCATTTTTACGACTTGGTGGCGGAGATATGAGTGCGATAGCCGGATTTTTAGGTATCGCAGTCGGAGTTAGTGCCGGTATCTTCTTTAAAAAACGTGGATATGCTTTAAACAAGGGCGTAAAAATACAAGCCGCG
This is a stretch of genomic DNA from Campylobacter sp. RM6914. It encodes these proteins:
- the nspC gene encoding carboxynorspermidine decarboxylase — protein: MINDVINSIKTPAYVCEEALLRKNLELLKRVKDESGAKILVALKGFALSGVMDIVSEYLDGATCSGLWEAKFAHEFVKGEIHTYSPAFKDEDFEEIMAISKHVVFNSFNQWAKFKDKALANGVVCGLRLNPESSASPTDMYNPCAKFSRLGITRANFKPEMLEGITGLHFHALCEESAQSLETVLMAFEEKFGEFIPKMKWINFGGGHHITRADYDVDLLISLIKNFREKYGVEVYLEPGEAVGWQTGFLISSVLDIVENEKNIAILDTSAEAHMPDTILMPYRPAVRGESKNGKFSYRFGGNTCLAGDIVGQDAGNADYKFENELKIGDKVIFEDQIHYTIVKNTTFNGIMLPDLLLLKQNGEIKTLRKFGFESYRDRN
- a CDS encoding non-canonical purine NTP pyrophosphatase — encoded protein: MKIVLATSNKGKVKEIREFLKEYEIYALSEIMSPFEIVENGEDFKQNALIKARAVFKKLCELNLQDEFIALSDDSGISVDVLGGAPGIYSARYSGEGATDASNRAKLIEGLKNKNVKSSKAHYTACIAVASKYGEFSAHGFMNGMAIDKERGENGFGYDALFIPNGFNHTLGELKDDVKLEISHRSKGLLLIKFVLKSLKKKFK
- a CDS encoding tetratricopeptide repeat protein, translating into MYKIFAGILFVMILLVGCAKPDTAQKHFENFEAAMKVKDYDKAKKNVDSACAMNHAQACYADGQLYLHAQNKPSAIKRFTKACEFDHALACAKLGRLLMGSSDIKGGFEALKKACELQDALSCAYLARLHTVGMGEVIKKDESIASEYHKKACMIDKEFCEQNK
- a CDS encoding MFS transporter → MFKSVLPISFIIGSRFFGIFIILPVISLYALELDGSNEFLIGVLIGVYALMQVIFQIPFGYLSDRFGRKVTLLFGLLVFIVGGFICAWAQDIYTMILGRLVQGVGAIGGVATALISDNTKEEMRGKAMAIMGGFIGVSFALSMLIAPAMSAKFGLSSLFYLSIMLTFLSIILLYTLVPKEQKIESFRSKTPFFKLISNKNLFLMNTTNFMQKMLMSVAFLIIPIVLVHDFGWDKQELWKIYSISTVFGFMAMGLGGAMGEKRGLGKQLLLIGILLFIAAYLLFGFSANEIMFCAGIVMFFIGFNLHEPIMQSIASKFAKAGEKGAALGVFNSSGFMGTFIGGVGAGALLKFFDLDALCGVFILLCIVWLILLTRLDNPALFKNLYLELSKSLNLNEISQLKGIVECYKTQTNYVIKYNSQIITQDQLKEALGI
- a CDS encoding BaiN/RdsA family NAD(P)/FAD-dependent oxidoreductase gives rise to the protein MDKIYDVLIIGAGASGLFLAANLKAKNVAILEKNPSAGNKILTSGGGRCNITNRHISEQNYLTDGKFIKKALNAFKFNDVLDFFKNIEFKEQKESQFFTKSSSKSVLNTLLQKINAKIFYNTEVINASKNGEIFEILSTKGEKFYAVNLVVATGGISYKRLGVSDIGLKIAQNFGLKTINFSPALVGFSVQKSEFWFKELSGISLNAKMSVGDKNLQGDILFTHKGISGPCVLNASLFWQKGTISINFLPNFEPKNLTQGKKQLTSVLPLPKRFVLEFLRQNNIQDAAFSEYSNDEKAKILELFNYRFAPAGTFGFDKAEVSKGGVTTAQIDENFQSKDIKNLYFIGEVLDVTGMLGGYNLHFAFTSAKIVSNALNKVY
- a CDS encoding ribonuclease domain-containing protein translates to MNKKTILSLVFLLAVSINFFINQPSNTPNQIQQTQINIDKNGVYTSKKEVASYVFYYKHLPNNYITKKEALKLGWQANKGNLWEVAKGKSIGGDVFRNFERKLPEAKGRIWREADIDYKGGKRGAKRIVFSNDGLIFYTADHYESFEQVKNEK
- a CDS encoding barstar family protein, with amino-acid sequence MKSKASKHTRYVIDASKITDKQSLLSCIQVAFFPHLNECAKNLDAFWDELNSLRNGKILIKNAQILLNTKDDFAQNMLTFLNALKDEGWKIKFKEAKDA
- a CDS encoding molybdopterin molybdotransferase MoeA, translated to MKQWAKYEDTLEILRSTIKPWSNVQKVAITQALDRYIAVDIVAKDNYPSRELSAMDGYAFKWSQNLSELNLTTDLPAGTDKGLVINENECIKTFTGSLMSEGTDTLIPVENVEINGNKILIKKQVPKGFAVREIGESYKKGEILIKKGAKLGYAEIALLAELGEFHVSVFIRPRVAILATGSEIKDLGEALENPAQIRSSNHIALAMMMQKMGAEPIVCEIVRDKKELVQEAIVNALKSADVLITTGGVSMGDYDFVKAALKDNFNIIIDGAGIKPGRHIKVATSGDKYIFALPGFPYSAMVMCVLYVRVLLNAWFGVSEPKLTAILDEDYTKRSPFLEFTAVNLSVRDGKIYANLDGKKLGSSAIVNNLTNEAALLIVPKETEFIAKGEVVEILRMV